A genomic stretch from Bacillus sp. N1-1 includes:
- a CDS encoding YhfX family PLP-dependent enzyme has protein sequence MFLSLTKKRNPELIKAGVHLHQSGLIPPNTYVLDLDTIAKNVRSMAKAAKENDFVLYFMSKQLGRIGELGNWIAEHGIEKAVAVEFEEAFRLHQSGVKIGNVGHLVQPGKHQWGEILGFEPEVVTVFSIERARQVSEAAMKLGKKQDVILRVIHSLDTIYPGQWGGFQLEELQVAISELKQLDGIEVMGVTSFPLLLMDKEREELRFTENLKTILSAKEILEASGFQIRQVNGPSATSTETIPMLKKAGVTHGEPGHALTGTTPLHAVRKLPEDPAIIYVSEISHEDKENVYVIGGGFYERGNMTGAYVGSSPEQIFDTFLKGKSLNSEYIDYYGRLERGSPISIGDTAIYAFRTQVFVTRANVALVRGLHDGVPEIVHFERRG, from the coding sequence AGCAAAAAATGTTAGGAGCATGGCAAAGGCTGCTAAAGAGAATGATTTTGTTTTGTATTTTATGAGTAAGCAGCTTGGCCGTATTGGTGAACTTGGAAATTGGATTGCAGAACATGGAATCGAAAAAGCTGTTGCTGTGGAATTTGAAGAAGCTTTCCGATTACATCAGTCAGGTGTCAAAATTGGTAATGTGGGTCATCTCGTTCAACCTGGCAAACATCAGTGGGGTGAGATTCTCGGCTTCGAACCAGAGGTTGTTACAGTCTTTTCGATTGAGCGAGCAAGACAGGTGTCAGAGGCAGCTATGAAACTAGGAAAGAAACAGGACGTTATTCTGAGAGTTATTCATTCATTGGATACCATTTACCCTGGGCAGTGGGGAGGCTTTCAGTTAGAAGAACTTCAAGTAGCCATCTCAGAGCTTAAGCAACTAGATGGAATTGAAGTAATGGGAGTTACTTCTTTTCCATTATTGCTAATGGATAAGGAGCGGGAAGAGTTACGATTTACAGAAAATCTGAAAACCATTCTTTCGGCAAAAGAAATACTTGAAGCATCCGGATTTCAGATTCGACAGGTCAATGGACCGAGTGCAACGAGTACAGAAACCATCCCAATGCTCAAAAAAGCAGGTGTTACGCATGGGGAACCGGGTCATGCTCTGACAGGTACTACACCACTCCACGCGGTGCGAAAGCTTCCTGAGGATCCTGCTATTATTTACGTATCCGAAATCTCTCATGAAGACAAGGAGAACGTTTATGTGATAGGAGGAGGGTTTTATGAACGGGGAAATATGACCGGTGCCTATGTCGGAAGCTCTCCTGAACAAATTTTTGATACTTTTTTGAAAGGAAAGTCTCTTAATTCTGAGTACATTGATTACTATGGAAGGCTCGAACGTGGATCGCCAATATCAATCGGTGATACGGCAATCTATGCTTTTCGTACACAAGTGTTTGTCACTAGGGCGAACGTTGCTCTTGTGCGTGGGTTACATGATGGTGTTCCAGAAATCGTTCATTTCGAAAGGAGAGGATAG
- a CDS encoding phosphopentomutase, whose protein sequence is MGRMVVLILDSFGIGAMDDCDEYEPGDCVANTYEHIRKKVLLDIPTMYSLGLNQLVDETGTPKGAYGKARLAHYGADTYMGHQEIVGSLPKRPTKRLMKDVHGEIATTLLSENFKVAYPYEDLPVLLIDDAIIVADNIESTPGNIINVTADLTKVSFEYALKVGSVVREVVDTSRVITLGGPHTSVERLLAVIKKGEKGQWGIDSPKAGVYGRDYHVRHMGYGVNVQKQFQTLAESKIPVYRIGKTADVLEGKHLAYSIVNTTEVLQQLKEAFSKEKHGAFLVNVQETDLAGHAENTNWYASLLEEVDNWLEEFIPLLNEDDILIVTADHGNDPTIGHSKHTREYTPLMITGPKVKAVSIGTRNTMADIGATLSDYFHIESTEAGTSFLNQILEG, encoded by the coding sequence ATGGGACGTATGGTAGTGCTGATTCTTGATAGTTTTGGGATTGGCGCGATGGATGACTGTGATGAGTATGAACCAGGGGACTGTGTAGCAAATACGTATGAGCATATTCGGAAAAAAGTACTATTGGATATTCCAACAATGTATTCACTGGGTCTAAACCAGCTTGTCGATGAAACCGGAACGCCAAAAGGTGCCTATGGAAAAGCCCGACTTGCACACTACGGTGCTGATACTTACATGGGACATCAGGAGATCGTAGGTAGTCTTCCAAAACGTCCCACTAAACGATTGATGAAAGATGTGCATGGTGAGATAGCTACTACCCTCCTGAGTGAAAATTTCAAAGTAGCTTATCCTTATGAGGATTTGCCGGTATTGTTAATCGACGACGCCATTATTGTGGCTGATAACATTGAATCGACACCTGGGAATATTATTAATGTCACGGCAGACCTTACAAAAGTTTCTTTTGAATACGCGCTTAAAGTAGGAAGCGTTGTAAGAGAAGTCGTTGATACAAGCCGAGTGATTACATTAGGCGGTCCTCATACTTCAGTTGAGCGACTTTTAGCAGTAATAAAAAAGGGAGAAAAGGGACAGTGGGGAATTGATAGCCCTAAAGCAGGCGTGTATGGGAGAGACTATCACGTTCGTCACATGGGATATGGTGTGAATGTACAAAAACAATTCCAAACCCTAGCTGAATCTAAAATTCCAGTTTATCGAATCGGGAAAACGGCAGATGTCCTCGAAGGAAAGCACCTAGCCTATTCTATTGTGAATACAACGGAGGTGCTTCAACAACTAAAAGAAGCATTTAGTAAAGAAAAACATGGGGCTTTTCTAGTAAATGTACAAGAAACAGACCTTGCTGGTCATGCAGAAAATACGAATTGGTACGCCTCGCTCCTTGAAGAAGTAGATAATTGGCTGGAAGAGTTTATTCCTTTGCTTAACGAGGATGATATTTTAATCGTAACGGCTGATCATGGGAATGACCCTACGATCGGACATTCCAAACATACAAGAGAATATACTCCTCTAATGATTACTGGCCCTAAAGTGAAAGCGGTATCGATTGGGACAAGAAATACTATGGCAGATATAGGCGCAACCTTGAGTGATTATTTTCATATTGAATCCACTGAAGCAGGTACGAGCTTTCTTAATCAAATTCTTGAAGGCTAA